A genome region from Brassica oleracea var. oleracea cultivar TO1000 chromosome C2, BOL, whole genome shotgun sequence includes the following:
- the LOC106321072 gene encoding uncharacterized protein LOC106321072 has translation MGPKRIRREMGGAEKERLKKRQEALIKSQANSMLRYVTITETPKLDEVLEDETIEDVEDDIIHTDEDEENLDMTQNMNNNKSDGGGGSESKRETGNKDEEEKMDGVKEYQISGDVDDPGNWKKVDNRMRDFLVEKGPTMRLPIDYHFPRDHVGRCFSHSSYTREIRNGEKQDRQWLVYSKVKDKVFCFCCKLFTQDRNASQIATSGYNDWRNLSKMLKEHEKSHKHIICMTQWIELEVRLKTNQTIDKHIQEEVNKEKQYWRDVLLRIVALVKGLAKQNMAFRGRSDKIRVAGNGNFLGMIEVFADFDEVMKEHIRRIETHETRYHYLSYKIQNELIEMLGSEIKKMILKKIRCAKYYSVILDCTPDISNTEQMSLVIRCVDISETSPKIEEFFLTFLVIKDKTGEGLFGTLQDVLADLGLSIDDIRGQGYDIFKEIVNGITVKPFSQTRWESRINSIKAIRFQAPKIREALFYLADNSDNPKTRKAERIATEMEIDLMFSKKAKRPTKRKQFYGEESDKVGEVVVLTPEEDFRINYFIKIVDQGLVSLETRFDQLQGYEKTFGFLFDFKKLKLAEDDKLMVSCANLEVFLKHGNYSDIDGDDLFLELKLLRGGLPEGITKAAGILEFLKRRESCYPNTWTAYRIMMTIPVSVASAERSFSKLKLIKSYLRSSMSQERLNGLSMLSIERDMAEKLDYTNLMNEFAGRNARRIIFQE, from the exons ATGGGTCCTAAAAGAATTAGAAGAGAGATGGGAGGTGCTGAAAAAGAAAGATTAAAGAAAAGACAAGAAGCATTAATAAAATCTCAAGCCAATTCAATGTTAAGGTACGTTACAATAACTGAAACTCCTAAACTTGATGAGGTTTTAGAAGATGAGACTATAGAAGATGTGGAGGATGATATTATACACACTGATGAGGACGAAGAGAATTTGGATATGACTCAGAACATGAATAATAATAAGAGTGACGGTGGTGGTGGTAGTGAAAGCAAAAGAGAGACTGGGAATAAGGACGAAGAAGAGAAAATGGATGGTGTTAAAGAATATCAGATAAGTGGAGATGTCGATGATCCTGGAAACTGGAAAAAAGTTGATAACAGAATGAGAGATTTTCTTGTTGAGAAAGGTCCAACAATGCGGCTACCGATTGATTATCATTTTCCAAGAGATCATGTTGGTAGATGTTTTTCTCATTCTTCTTATACAAGAGAAATAAGAAATGGAGAGAAGCAAGATAGACAATGGTTAGTTTACTCCAAAGTAAAAGATAAGGTCTTTTGTTTCTGTTGTAAACTGTTCACCCAAGACAGAAATGCTAGTCAGATTGCAACCAGTGGATACAATGATTGGAGAAATCTTTCAAAAATGCTAAAGGAGCATGAAAAAAGTCATAAGCATATCATATGCATGACTCAATGGATAGAGCTAGAAGTGAGACTAAAGACGAATCAGACCATTGACAAACATATTCAAGAAGAGGTTAACAAAGAGAAACAATACTGGAGAGATGTATTGTTGAGGATAGTTGCACTGGTGAAAGGCCTTGCTAAACAGAATATGGCATTTCGTGGAAGGAGTGATAAGATTCGTGTTGCTGGCAATGGAAATTTCTTGGGTATGATTGAAGTATTTGCAGATTTTGATGAAGTGATGAAAGAGCACATTAGACGAATTGAAACACATGAAACTCGTTATCATTATCTGAGTTACAAAATTCAGAATGAGTTGATAGAGATGCTTGGGAGTGAGATCAAAAAAATGATCTTAAAGAAGATCCGTTGTGCAAAATACTATTCAGTTATTCTTGATTGTACTCCTGATATCAGCAACACAGAACAGATGTCCCTGGTCATCCGATGTGTAGATATTTCTGAGACCTCACCAAAGATCGAAGAGTTCTTTTTGACATTTTTGGTAATTAAAGACAAAACTGGTGAAGGTCTTTTTGGCACCCTTCAGGATGTATTGGCTGATTTGGGATTGAGTATTGATGACATTAGAGGGCAAGGCTA TGATATTTTTAAGGAGATTGTGAATGGTATTACAGTTAAGCCATTTTCACAAACTCGTTGGGAGAGTCGCATCAACAGTATCAAAGCAATACGGTTTCAAGCTCCTAAGATACGAGAAGCACTGTTTTACTTGGCAGATAATAGTGACAATCCGAAAACAAGAA AAGCTGAAAGGATTGCTACTGAAATGGAAATTGATCTTATGTTCTCTAAAAAAGCAAAACGTCCTACTAAAAGAAAACAGTTTTATGGGGAAGAGTCAGATAAAGTTGGAGAAGTTGTGGTGCTAACACCTGAAGAAGATTTTAGGATCAACTACTTCATCAAAATTGTGGATCAAGGTTTGGTTTCTCTGGAGACAAGGTTTGATCAACTTCAAGGTTATGAAAAGACTTTTGGATTCTTATTCGACTTCAAAAAACTGAAGCTAGCTGAAGATGACAAGCTGATGGTTTCTTGTGCTAACCTTGAAGTTTTTCTGAAGCATGGTAATTATTCTGATATTGATGGTGATGATTTGTTTTTGGAGCTGAAGCTTTTGAGAGGGGGTTTGCCTGAAGGTATTACGAAGGCTGCTGGAATATTGGAGTTTTTGAAAAGGAGGGAAAGTTGTTATCCAAACACATGGACAGCATATCGTATAATGATGACAATTCCTGTTTCCGTTGCCTCAGCAGAGAGAAGTTTTTCAAAGCTGAAACTCATAAAATCGTATCTACGGTCGAGTATGTCACAAGAGAGGCTTAATGGATTGTCAATGTTATCGATTGAAAGGGATATGGCTGAAAAGCTTGATTATACAAACTTGATGAATGAGTTTGCAGGAAGAAATGCAAGAAGAATCATATTTCAGGAGTAA